From Saccharomyces kudriavzevii IFO 1802 strain IFO1802 genome assembly, chromosome: 13, a single genomic window includes:
- the TCB3 gene encoding Tcb3p (similar to Saccharomyces cerevisiae TCB3 (YML072C); ancestral locus Anc_4.340) — MTGIKAQVHPPPDSTLFHKEEKKKVGGNLPQKVINQQERGSDHSPSGHHQYHQLINNDANDVETSGASKGQGSAGSNLDGKKQSSKDIFVASSAQNTSQLPGPNPQGSVGTVPLEDLHPKEFRSAPSRKANKFDTSITKPGVLDDLGKLDEKEIEEKFQPDSSNKLFPWQNVGEFHASGKGSPNTKMSKMTKAYILENFYNDWYCNIATVVGTCFFSWLFAYIGFSWWSMIFIFLGTGTVYNAEYTRFNRNIRDDLKRVTVEETLSDRVESTTWLNSFLSKFWVLYMPVLSQQVKDNVNPQLAGVAPGYGIDALAIDEFTLGSKAPSIKGIKSYTKTGKNTVEMDWSFAFTPSDVSDMTATEAREKINPKISLGVTLGKSFVSKTMPILVEDINVAGKMRIKVEFGKVFPNIKIVALQLLEPPLIDFALKPIGGDTLGLDVMSFLPGLKSFVKNIINSNIGPMLFPPNHLDINVEDIMAAQSKEAIGVLAVTIASADSLKGSDFITNTVDPYVVMTTEDAVPGTDVEVRTSIKSDVKNPRWNETKYLLLNSLEQKLNLKCFDFNDVRKDTVIGDLQVDLADLLQNSVLENQTADLRSGTKSKGVLHYSLHWFPVKEDKSEEKAAERARSKAKGEGSDEDETAVGEEEDDDEENSQTDVGIAKITLQKVKYLDTTSSMTGSLSPCTELFIDGQKVKTYRTLRRINEPSWGETIEVLVPSKSNSKFVLKIFDDRINGKVQICEYSSSLDDVMNTLDAAREFVKGSPQGDIYLDVSWKSIEMTGAFAAANSVNNPIGCVKLDVKDAIIKSDLSGVGDVDPYYTVSLNRRVLYKSIYHSNTDHPVFDNSTYVPIFSPNQALSLEFHDYQKVGKDRFIGSVQVPSSDVFKKDPKSGKYVAINNEKEVLGLKLKDHKNKVTENIVNVSTSFIPITPVYSPEELVDVQRLEKELEEKKKKFEATQNENKKEMEQNPKEWEVAEVENPFESDEKKINRKAKLSLEDLIKQKSGILSMQILEGTLSPSSAYLEILADDISYPVFTCMKPSQGKLNSETASIFIRDLKYSKLYLRISKKHIAKDSDDVISEASYSTLKLLKQAYQEPTWLSFNGSKMKVRFLYTPSGVKLPSSESVKDTGYLNLKLISGHGLKSADRNGYSDPFVNIYVNSRKVFKSNIKKKTLDPVWNEDARIPIFSRNKNQVIFNVLDWDRAGDNDDLGQATLDASKLEAGKTYDWNLNLNTQGSIKLQGSFTPEYIKPSFDIVKGGIADKPMKMASGAAHATVGIAGTGIGAATGVAAGGLKKGGHLLKALGGNPMKRSKSSNGNEPDGPKKSSDKKSLDRKSPSNFNGASATPRASLDYDPSVPNTSYAAVQNGSSAVKQVDNNSSSGNKKDTPSSTPRAHSRASSFARTLAPNGTYNGFITVIAAENIAKHVQIRVSLTQGGRLKHIYKTKSQKTNNDGIALFDEECSFKASPEANLVLGAISHQKLSRDKDLGFAQINLGDPQIQQDGQISVKLGDGHLIVKINYGRDKNSQVPPVPEVPQEYTQ, encoded by the coding sequence ATGACTGGGATCAAAGCTCAAGTACATCCCCCACCTGATAGTACGCTATTCCAtaaggaagagaaaaagaaagttggAGGCAATTTGCCTCAAAAGGTCATTAATCAACAGGAAAGAGGTTCAGACCACTCTCCATCTGGCCATCATCAATACCACCAACTGATTAACAACGATGCAAATGACGTAGAGACTTCAGGCGCATCCAAAGGCCAAGGAAGTGCAGGTTCCAATCTGGACGGTAAGAAACAGTCATCAAAGGACATATTCGTTGCTTCCAGTGCGCAAAACACAAGCCAACTGCCCGGTCCCAACCCTCAAGGCAGTGTTGGCACTGTACCATTGGAGGACTTACACCCGAAAGAATTCAGATCGGCACCTTCCAGAAAGGCAAACAAGTTTGACACGTCGATTACTAAGCCTGGGGTTTTAGATGACTTGGGCAAACttgatgaaaaggaaattgaagaaaaattccaaCCAGATTCCAGTAATAAGTTATTTCCATGGCAAAATGTTGGTGAATTTCATGCTTCAGGAAAGGGATCGCCAAATACAAAGATGTCTAAGATGACAAAAGCCTacattttggaaaactttTACAACGATTGGTACTGTAATATAGCCACTGTTGTTGGtacttgttttttttcatggtTATTTGCTTATATTGGATTTTCGTGGTGGTCTATGATATTTATCTTCTTGGGAACCGGTACGGTTTACAATGCAGAATATACGAGGTTTAACAGAAACATCAGagatgatttgaaaagagttACTGTTGAAGAAACTTTGTCGGATCGTGTCGAATCTACCACGTGGTTAAACTCATTTTTATCGAAGTTCTGGGTCCTTTACATGCCAGTTTTATCTCAACAAGTAAAAGATAACGTTAACCCTCAACTGGCAGGTGTGGCTCCTGGTTACGGTATCGATGCGTTAGCCATAGATGAGTTTACATTAGGTTCTAAGGCGCCTTCAATCAAAGGCATCAAATCATACACTAAGACTGGTAAAAATACTGTTGAAATGGATTGGTCATTTGCGTTCACCCCAAGCGATGTCTCGGATATGACAGCTACTGAAGCTAGGGAAAAGATCAATCCTAAAATTTCTCTGGGCGTTACTTTAGGGAAAAGTTTTGTATCTAAAACAATGCCTATTCTGGTGGAAGATATCAACGTTGCTGGTAAAATGCGTATCAAGGTTGAATTTGGTAAAGTTTTTCCCAACATCAAAATTGTAGCCCTGCAACTTTTAGAACCACCTTTGATTGATTTTGCGTTGAAGCCAATTGGTGGTGACACTTTAGGTCTTGACGTCATGTCATTCTTACCTGGTTTAAAAAGTTTCGTTAAAAACATCATTAACTCCAATATAGGGCCTATGCTATTCCCACCGAACCACTTGGATATTAATGTTGAAGATATTATGGCAGCTCAGTCGAAGGAAGCTATTGGTGTTCTTGCGGTAACTATCGCTTCTGCCGACTCTCTAAAGGGCTCAGATTTCATTACCAATACCGTTGACCCGTATGTTGTTATGACTACTGAAGACGCTGTACCTGGTACCGATGTGGAGGTACGTACATCCATCAAATCAGACGTTAAGAATCCTCGCTGGAATGAAACCAAATATTTACTATTAAACTCGTTGGAGCAAAAGTTGAATTTAaaatgttttgattttaacGATGTAAGGAAAGACACTGTCATCGGTGATCTTCAAGTTGATTTGGCTGATTTACTACAAAACTCTGTCTTGGAAAATCAAACTGCCGACCTAAGATCCGGTACAAAGTCAAAAGGTGTTTTGCATTACTCGCTACACTGGTTCCCTGTTAAAGAAGATAAGTCggaagaaaaagctgcCGAGCGCGCTAGATCCAAGGCCAAGGGCGAGGGaagtgatgaagatgagacTGCTGTTggggaagaagaagatgatgatgaggaaaatTCTCAAACTGACGTCGGTATTGCCAAGATTACTTTACAAAAAGTAAAGTATTTGGATACAACAAGTTCTATGACTGGCAGCTTGAGTCCATGCACTGagttattcattgatggGCAGAAAGTAAAGACCTATAGAACATTGAGACGTATTAATGAGCCATCTTGGGGCGAGACCATCGAGGTTTTGGTTCCTTCGAAATCTAATTCTAAATTTGttttaaaaatatttgacGACAGAATAAATGGCAAGGTACAGATTTGCGAGTATTCATCTTCCTTGGATGATGTAATGAATACTTTAGATGCTGCTAGAGAATTTGTTAAGGGCTCTCCACAGGGTGACATTTATTTGGATGTTTCCTGGAAGTCTATTGAAATGACAGGCGCCTTTGCCGCCGCAAACTCTGTAAACAACCCTATCGGCTGTGTTAAGCTAGATGTTAAAGACGCCATTATCAAGAGTGACTTATCTGGTGTTGGTGATGTCGATCCATATTACACTGTCTCTTTGAATAGACGCGTTCTCTACAAATCCATATATCATTCCAATACCGATCATCCTGTTTTCGATAATAGTACCTATGTCCCTATATTTTCTCCAAATCAGGCTCTGAGTCTAGAATTTCATGATTACCAAAAGGTTGGTAAGGATCGTTTTATTGGTTCTGTACAAGTTCCTTCATCCgacgttttcaaaaaagaccCTAAATCGGGGAAATACGTGGCAATTAATAACGAGAAAGAAGTATTAGGATTGAAATTAAAAGATcacaaaaacaaagttaCAGAAAACATTGTTAATGTATCAACATCGTTTATCCCAATAACTCCCGTATATTCACCTGAGGAATTGGTGGACGTTCAGAGATTAGAGaaggaattggaagaaaagaagaaaaaattcgaGGCTACCCAAAACgagaacaagaaagaaatggaacAAAATCCAAAAGAATGGGAAGTTGCTGAAGTTGAAAACCCATTTGAAAGTGATGAGAAGAAGATTAACAGGAAGGCTAAGTTATCTTTGGAAGATTTGATCAAGCAGAAGTCCGGCATATTGTCTATGCAAATACTAGAAGGTACTCTAAGCCCCTCTTCCGCTTACTTGGAAATATTAGCTGATGATATTTCATATCCTGTCTTCACTTGCATGAAACCGTCTCAAGGTAAATTAAACTCGGAGACGGCAAGTATTTTCATCAGAGATTTAAAGTACAGCAAACTATATTTgagaatatcaaaaaaacataTTGCGAAAGACTCCGATGATGTCATATCCGAAGCTTCCTACAGTACTTTGAAGCTATTAAAGCAAGCTTACCAAGAGCCTACGTGGTTAAGCTTCAATGGATCTAAAATGAAAGTTAGATTTTTGTACACACCTTCTGGCGTGAAGCTACCCAGCAGTGAAAGTGTCAAAGATACCGGATATTTGAACTTGAAGCTTATTTCTGGTCATGGTTTAAAGTCTGCAGACAGGAATGGCTATTCTGACCCATTTGTTAACATTTATGTCAATAGTAggaaagttttcaaatcaaacatcaaaaagaaaacattaGATCCGGTTTGGAATGAAGACGCTAGGatcccaattttttcaagaaataaaaaccAAGTTATATTTAACGTTCTTGATTGGGACCGCGCAggtgataatgatgacttGGGCCAAGCCACACTGGATGCTTCAAAATTAGAAGCTGGTAAAACTTACGATTGGAATCTAAATCTAAACACTCAAGGTAGTATCAAATTACAGGGTTCATTTACCCCAGAATACATCAAACCAAGTTTTGATATTGTGAAGGGTGGTATCGCTGATAAGCCAATGAAGATGGCAAGTGGTGCAGCCCATGCAACTGTCGGCATAGCCGGTACTGGTATAGGTGCCGCCACAGGAGTTGCCGCGGGAGGTTTAAAGAAAGGTGGTCATCTCCTAAAAGCTTTAGGAGGCAACCCaatgaaaagaagtaaGAGTAGTAATGGTAACGAGCCAGATGGTCCAAAAAAGTCATCagacaaaaaatcattggATAGAAAATCTCCAAGCAACTTCAATGGTGCTAGTGCAACCCCACGAGCATCATTAGACTACGATCCATCAGTACCTAACACAAGTTACGCAGCTGTTCAGAATGGCTCTTCTGCTGTTAAGCAAGTTGACAACAATTCAAGCTCAGGCAACAAAAAAGATACCCCCAGCAGCACTCCCAGAGCACATTCTCGTGCAAGTAGTTTTGCTCGTACTTTGGCCCCTAACGGTACTTACAACGGTTTCATTACCGTGATCGCAGCAGAAAACATTGCCAAACACGTTCAGATCAGGGTTTCCTTAACCCAGGGCGGTAGGCTAAAGCACATATACAAGACCAAGAGCCAGAAGACTAATAATGATGGTATTGCCttgtttgatgaagaatgcTCGTTCAAGGCTTCCCCTGAAGCCAACTTGGTACTGGGTGCGATTTCCCATCAGAAGCTATCGAGAGATAAAGATCTTGGTTTTGCCCAAATCAACTTGGGTGATCCACAAATCCAACAAGATGGTCAAATTTCTGTAAAGTTGGGTGACGGTCATCTGATCGTAAAGATTAATTACGGTAGAGACAAGAATAGCCAAGTACCTCCTGTACCAGAAGTTCCTCAAGA
- the COG8 gene encoding Golgi transport complex subunit COG8 (similar to Saccharomyces cerevisiae COG8 (YML071C); ancestral locus Anc_4.339) produces MELILNNLISDDLTKEQRQSSLEFLQDILQSETKEYETYFSSRAAPGSITEDIAEIDAELSALDRKIRKSLLENKCQVIQDILGNDDRVQLEEISKSLEQLWELDANINKAADEETMNEETTNETISLDDFLEHDSESNDTNDIMTTDPARKKKEDEFHKALSRLRTRLSAKGDDKDEIRSDTLVTVLDNLDSITDLMELPFLARTCIRTGHYQEAVMLYTHTISLRSRFPGSTIVDEVCENVLNEISTTMLSGLVKLLSTNVSVNSLKKILKYLNSIPPFDGKTNKPLLNIFLAMRYKFITGEIASYSLDIESSNESLIEIMVKRKVEVLREHVYMSLNIFIKNFLYDTSDLGIPFPEELEAGASTTSATDKEKGGMTEKREIEQEKKPEEDKAEEETDEKAEAKAEEEVEAKAEGEVEAEAEEDVNTKVEAASSESPNKMPPSKRVNKIPTNAIMLQFVDRCVTYLLNDLIRDLGGIRLSDSVCLQLVYCSFRLSDLNRNYHHLFLNKISNTSLFSTEQLTQAINKRAELATKYIYS; encoded by the coding sequence ATGGAACTAATACTGAATAATCTCATTTCTGATGATCTAACGAAAGAACAAAGACAGTCAAGTCTTGAGTTCTTACAGGACATCCTGCAATCTGAGACAAAGGAATATGAAacttatttttcatccaGGGCAGCTCCTGGTAGCATAACCGAGGACATAGCAGAAATTGATGCCGAATTATCTGCTCTTGATAGAAAGATAAGGAAATCACTACTGGAAAATAAGTGTCAAGTTATTCAGGATATTCTTGGGAATGACGACAGAGTCCAATTAGAAGAAATATCCAAATCTTTGGAACAACTCTGGGAGTTGGACGCAAATATCAATAAAGCTGcagatgaagaaaccatgaatgaagaaaccaCTAATGAAACTATTTCTCTCGACGACTTTTTAGAGCACGACAGCGAAAGTAATGATACGAATGACATTATGACCACTGATccagcaagaaaaaagaaggaagatgaaTTTCATAAGGCATTAAGCAGGTTAAGAACCAGACTTTCGGCCAAAGGAGATGATAAGGACGAGATCAGATCAGATACATTGGTCACCGTACTGGACAATTTGGATAGCATTACAGATTTGATGGAATTGCCATTCTTGGCGCGTACATGTATTAGAACGGGACATTATCAAGAAGCCGTCATGTTATACACTCATACTATCTCTTTGAGGTCAAGATTCCCTGGCTCAACCATTGTAGATGAGGTCTGtgaaaatgttttgaatGAGATAAGTACTACTATGTTATCAGGGTTAGTCAAACTGCTATCTACTAATGTATCGGTTAACtcactgaagaaaatactAAAGTACTTGAATTCCATTCCACCATTTGATGGAAAGACAAATAAACCATTGTTAAACATTTTCTTGGCCATGAGGTACAAATTCATTACTGGCGAAATAGCATCGTATTCCTTAGATATTGAGTCTTCGAATGAATCATTGATTGAAATTATGGTTAAGAGAAAAGTCGAGGTCCTCAGGGAACATGTGTATATGTCgttgaatattttcattaaaaattttttgtatgATACAAGCGATTTAGGGATTCCATTTCCGGAAGAATTAGAAGCTGGTGCATCAACAACAAGTGCAACGGATAAGGAGAAGGGGGGGATGACAGAGAAGAGAGAAATAgaacaagagaagaaacCAGAAGAGGACAAGGCAGAAGAAGAGACAGATGAAAAAGCAGAAGCAAAGGCGGAAGAAGAGGTAGAAGCAAAGGCAGAAGGAGAAGTAGAAGCAGAGGCAGAAGAAGACGTAAATACTAAGGTTGAGGCGGCTTCAAGTGAGTCCCCTAACAAGATGCCACCTTCAAAAAGGGTGAACAAAATACCAACAAATGCAATTATGCTGCAGTTCGTTGATAGGTGCGTCACATACTTATTAAACGATCTCATCCGCGATTTAGGCGGCATCAGGCTAAGTGACTCCGTTTGTCTACAACTCGTGTACTGCTCATTCCGTCTCTCTGACCTAAATCGAAACTACCATCACCTCTTCTTGAACAAGATAAGCAACACAAGTTTATTCTCCACCGAACAGCTCACCCAGGCGATCAATAAAAGAGCAGAGTTGGCCACTAAATATATTTACTCTTGA
- the SKDI13G0680 gene encoding uncharacterized protein produces the protein MEVNGAEKIESAKAARAQISIDNAGPLFKDNFFDQTSHEREQTIETTGGTSCAGLSGLQCDLKLHYILLAFAVFLFSSMSWKLMIDVGKTDSAGWFCGNVIYKHEIDGRSYIYSIYKYAKREMGCDMSDNSDLKERVVDTVRRDFANNKIGSCVTILETERVVAYAKVLMPQFREITLNDLLCEAVKGWKVPN, from the coding sequence ATGGAGGTAAACGGAgcagaaaaaattgaatcaGCGAAAGCAGCGAGGGCTCAAATATCGATTGATAATGCCGGCCCGTTATTCAAAgataattttttcgatCAAACATCTCATGAACGAGAACAAACAATAGAAACGACGGGTGGAACTTCATGTGCTGGACTGTCTGGGCTGCAGTGTGATTTAAAGCTTCATTACATTCTTCTTGCCTTTGCAGTTTTCCTATTTTCTAGCATGTCTTGGAAATTGATGATTGATGTAGGCAAAACTGATTCCGCGGGGTGGTTTTGCGGTAACGTTATCTACAAGCATGAAATAGATGGCAGAAGTTACATATATTCCATTTATAAATATGCTAAGAGAGAAATGGGCTGTGATATGAGTGACAACAGTGAtctcaaagaaagagtAGTTGACACGGTAAGACGAGATTTCGCGAATAATAAAATCGGCAGTTGTGTGACTATACTTGAAACGGAGAGGGTAGTAGCCTATGCTAAGGTTCTAATGCCCCAGTTCAGAGAAATTACCCTCAACGACTTGCTTTGCGAAGCTGTTAAGGGTTGGAAGGTTCCTAATTAG
- the DAK1 gene encoding dihydroxyacetone kinase (similar to Saccharomyces cerevisiae DAK1 (YML070W); ancestral locus Anc_4.334): MSAKSFEVSDPVKSSLKGFALANPSITLVPEEKILFRKTKSDNIALISGGGSGHEPTHAGFIGEGMLSGAVVGEIFASPSTKQILNAIRLVNENASGVLLIVKNYTGDVLHFGLSAERARALGIDCRVAVIGDDVAVGREKGGMVGRRALAGTVLVHKIVGAFAEGYSSKYGLDGTAKVAKIINDNLVTIGSSLDHCKVPGRKFESELNEKQMELGMGIHNEPGVKVLDPIPSTEDLISKYMLPKLLDPTDKDRAFVEFDNDDEVVLLVNNLGGVSNFIISSITSKTTDFLNKTYNITPVQTIAGTLMTSFNGNGFSITLLNATKATKALQSDFPEVKSVLDLLNAFTDAPGWPIADFEKRPAPTVDHDLLHNQVIAKAVGTYDFDAFASWMKSGAEQVIKSEPHITELDNQVGDGDCGYTLVAGVKGITENLDKLSKDSLSQAVAQISDFIEGSMGGTSGGLYSILLSGFSHGLIQVCKSKDEPVTSEIVAKSLGIALDTLYKYTKARKGSSTMVDALEPFVKEFTASKDFNKAVQAAEEGAKSTATFEAKFGRASYVGDSSKVEDPGAVGLCEFLKGVQSAL, from the coding sequence ATGTCCGCCAAATCGTTTGAAGTCTCGGACCCAGTTAAATCAAGTCTCAAAGGGTTTGCCCTTGCTAACCCCTCCATAACTCTGGttcctgaagaaaaaatcctcTTCAGGAAGACTAAATCAGATAATATTGCCTTGATCTCCGGTGGTGGTAGTGGCCATGAGCCTACACATGCCGGCTTCATTGGTGAGGGTATGTTGAGTGGGGCCGTTGTTGGTGAAATCTTCGCATCCCCTTCTACCAAACAGATCTTAAACGCGATTCGCTTGGTCAATGAGAATGCCTCCGGTGTATTATTGATTGTCAAGAACTATACTGGTGATGTTTTGCATTTTGGCCTATCTGCTGAAAGAGCAAGAGCCTTAGGTATCGATTGCCGTGTCGCTGTCATCGGTGATGATGTTGCGGTTGGTAGAGAAAAGGGTGGTATGGTCGGTAGAAGAGCACTAGCAGGTACCGTTTTGGTTCACAAGATTGTTGGTGCCTTTGCTGAGGGATACTCTAGTAAATATGGCTTGGACGGTACTGCCAAGGTGGCTAAAATTATCAATGATAATTTGGTGACCATCGGCTCCTCCCTAGATCACTGTAAGGTTCCTGgcagaaaatttgaaagcGAATTAAATGAAAAGCAAATGGAACTGGGTATGGGTATTCATAATGAGCCCGGCGTGAAAGTTCTGGACCCTATTCCTTCCACTGAAGACCTGATTTCCAAATATATGCTACCAAAGTTGTTGGATCCAACCGATAAAGATAGGGCTTTTGTGGAGTTCgacaatgatgatgaagttGTCCTGTTAGTGAACAATTTAGGTGGTGTTTCTAACTTCATCATCAGTTCTATCACCTCCAAGACTAcagatttcttgaataagACATACAACATAACCCCCGTTCAAACAATCGCTGGTACTTTAATGACCTCCTTCAATGGTAATGGGTTTAGTATTACATTATTGAATGCCACTAAGGCCACGAAGGCATTACAATCCGATTTCCCAGAGGTCAAATCTGTATTGGATTTGCTGAACGCGTTTACAGACGCACCAGGCTGGCCGATCGCAGATTTCGAAAAGAGACCTGCACCAACTGTTGATCATGATTTGTTACATAATCAAGTTATAGCAAAGGCTGTCGGCACCTATGATTTTGACGCGTTTGCCAGTTGGATGAAAAGCGGTGCTGAACAAGTCATCAAGAGCGAACCACATATTACGGAATTGGACAATCAAGTTGGTGATGGTGACTGTGGCTACACATTAGTGGCCGGTGTTAAGGGTATCACTGAAAACCTGGACAAGCTGTCGAAGGACTCGTTGTCTCAAGCGGTTGCCCAAATCTCAGATTTTATCGAAGGCTCAATGGGTGGTACCTCCGGAGGTCTATATTCTATTCTGTTATCTGGTTTCTCGCACGGACTAATCCAGGTGTGCAAATCAAAGGATGAACCCGTTACTAGCGAGATTGTGGCTAAATCACTTGGCATTGCCTTGGATACTTTATACAAATATACAAAGGCAAGAAAGGGCTCATCCACCATGGTTGACGCTTTAGAACCTTTTGTCAAGGAATTTACAGCATCTAAGGACTTCAATAAGGCCGTGCAAGCTGCGGAAGAGGGTGCTAAATCTACTGCAACATTCGAAGCGAAGTTCGGTAGAGCTTCCTACGTCGGCGACTCATCTAAGGTGGAAGATCCTGGCGCAGTAGGCTTATGTGAATTCTTGAAGGGGGTTCAAAGCGCTTTATAA
- the POB3 gene encoding FACT complex subunit POB3 (similar to Saccharomyces cerevisiae POB3 (YML069W); ancestral locus Anc_4.333), with the protein MSTDFDRIYLNQSKFSGRFRIADSGLGWKVSTSGGSAANQARKPFLLPATELSTIQWSRGCRGYELKISTKNQGVIQLDGFSQDDYNLIKNDFHRRFNIQVEQREHSLRGWNWGKTDLARNEMVFALNGKPTFEIPYARINNTNLTSKNEVGIEFNIQDEEYQPAGDELVEMRFYIPGVIQTNVDENMTKKEESSDEVMPKKEDGEDVETAIEEKSMAEAFYEELKEKADIGEVAGDAIVSFQDVFFTTPRGRYDIDVYKNSIRLRGKTYEYKLQHRQIQRIVSLPKADDIHHLLVLAIEPPLRQGQTTYPFLVLQFQKDEETEVQLNLEDEDYEENYKEKLKKQYDAKTHIVLSHVLKGLTGRRVIVPGEYKSKYDQCAVSCSFKANEGYLYPLDNAFFFLTKPTLYIPFGDVSMVNISRAGQTSTSSRTFDLEVVLRSNRGSTTFANISKEEQQLLEQFLKSKNLRVKNEDREVQERLQTALGSDSDEEDVNMGSAGEDDESVDEDFQVSSDNDAEDVAEEFDSDAVLSDAEKGSDEERPSKKPKVE; encoded by the coding sequence atGAGTACCGACTTTGATAGAATTTACCTGAACCAGTCTAAATTCAGTGGCAGATTCCGTATTGCCGATTCTGGGTTAGGATGGAAAGTTAGCACCAGTGGTGGTTCCGCAGCCAACCAGGCAAGAAAACCATTTTTATTACCGGCCACAGAATTATCCACAATCCAGTGGAGTAGGGGTTGCAGGGGCTACGAACTGAAGATAAGCACCAAAAATCAAGGTGTGATTCAACTTGATGGGTTTTCTCAAGATGATTATAACCTGATCAAGAATGATTTCCATCGTCGTTTCAATATTCAAGTAGAGCAAAGAGAACATTCGTTACGTGGTTGGAACTGGGGTAAGACCGATTTGGCTAGAAATGAAATGGTATTTGCTTTAAATGGGAAGCcaacttttgaaattccTTACGCCAGAATAAATAATACGAATTTGACTTCTAAGAATGAAGTAGGGATAGAATTCAATATccaagatgaagaatatcaaCCTGCAGGCGATGAATTGGTGGAAATGAGATTTTACATTCCGGGTGTTATTCAAACAAACGTAGATGAAAACATGaccaaaaaggaagagtCAAGCGATGAAGTCatgccaaaaaaagaggatGGAGAAGATGTGGAAACTGCcatagaagaaaaaagtatgGCAGAAGCATTCTACGAAGAACTAAAGGAAAAGGCTGATATTGGTGAAGTAGCTGGTGACGCCATAGtctcttttcaagatgTCTTTTTCACCACACCAAGAGGTCGTTATGATATTGATGTCTACAAAAATTCTATTAGGCTCAGAGGTAAGACTTATGAATACAAATTACAACATcgtcaaattcaaagaatcgTCTCATTACCAAAGGCGGATGACATCCATCATTTGTTAGTTCTGGCAATTGAACCACCTTTACGTCAAGGTCAGACTACCTACCCCTTTCTCGTTTTACAATTTCAGAAGGACGAAGAGACAGAAGTGCAGTTGAATTTGGAGGACGAAGattatgaagaaaactataaagaaaaattaaagaagcAGTACGATGCTAAAACTCACATAGTGTTAAGTCATGTACTAAAGGGTTTGACTGGCCGTAGGGTCATTGTTCCTGGGGAATACAAATCCAAGTATGACCAGTGCGCGGTTTCATGTTCCTTCAAGGCGAACGAGGGCTATTTGTACCCGCTTGATAAcgcttttttctttctaacCAAACCAACTTTGTATATACCATTTGGTGATGTCAGTATGGTTAACATTTCAAGGGCTGGACAAACCTCCACATCATCCAGGACCTTTGATTTGGAGGTGGTATTGCGTTCAAATAGAGGATCCACAACGTTTGCTAACATCAGTAAGGAAGAGCAACAATTATTGGAACAGTTCTTGAAGTCTAAGAATCTGAGGGTGAAGAACGAAGATAGAGAGGTTCAAGAAAGGCTCCAAACTGCTCTAGGATCCGATAGcgacgaagaagatgttAATATGGGCTCCGCTGGTGAAGACGACGAATCGGTAGATGAGGATTTCCAAGTGAGCTCTGATAACGACGCTGAAGATGTCGCAGAAGAGTTCGATTCCGATGCAGTCTTAAGTGACGCTGAAAAGGGCAGTGACGAAGAAAGGCCTTCCAAAAAGCCTAAAGTAGAATAG